In Halobacteriovorax sp. JY17, the DNA window GACCTCTTGTGGGGTTTCTATTGCTAGACTTAATAAGCTCAAAACTTGAATTATCGGGTTGGTCGGAAGATCAAAACTTCTTGTCGAAATTTGAATGTGAAGAAATTCTTACTTATGTAAAATCTCTTGAAGAGGGCAATGCTTTCTACGAGGGAGGAATCAGCCGTCAGTTAAACTTACAAGTGAATTCAGATATTAGAAAATCTCAGATACATTGGATAGAGAACTGGGAAGCAAGAGAGAGTTTAAATACTTTTAAAATTAAACTAACTGATTTAATGCTTCATCTTAATCAATACTTCTTTCTTCCAATGAGAAGGATTGAATCTCAATTTGCTATTTATGAAATAGGAGG includes these proteins:
- a CDS encoding 2OG-Fe(II) oxygenase is translated as MLDLISSKLELSGWSEDQNFLSKFECEEILTYVKSLEEGNAFYEGGISRQLNLQVNSDIRKSQIHWIENWEARESLNTFKIKLTDLMLHLNQYFFLPMRRIESQFAIYEIGGFYKKHIDQHSETKHRQVSSILYLEDCDEGGELVIFNRDDKKKIDKVIRPKKGTLVTFFSSQIFHEVLETKERRYGLTSWMRDDEVIPFI